From Desulfovibrio oxyclinae DSM 11498, the proteins below share one genomic window:
- a CDS encoding TetR/AcrR family transcriptional regulator, with translation MSKRQAIINAAAELFAKHSYNSVGIRDITSRAGANSAMISYYFGGKAGLLREIFASFTELVFGELEASFNEASNHYEMCEISVRRMVYCARTNKNLFILGLKELNHGAPELEELRTKHHELCNGLFESNIDKLGLSSFPDYETQHITFTAVMGAIYSNLLLEDASALDDDRFVEKYISIISTILKDGVTKVWD, from the coding sequence ATGTCAAAACGTCAGGCCATAATCAACGCCGCCGCCGAGCTCTTCGCAAAGCACTCCTACAACTCGGTGGGCATCCGCGACATCACCTCCCGCGCCGGGGCCAACAGTGCCATGATATCCTATTATTTCGGGGGTAAGGCCGGGCTACTACGCGAAATTTTCGCATCGTTCACGGAACTGGTTTTCGGAGAACTGGAAGCCTCCTTCAACGAGGCATCCAACCATTACGAGATGTGCGAGATATCCGTTCGGCGCATGGTGTACTGCGCACGCACGAACAAGAACCTCTTCATTCTGGGGCTGAAGGAACTGAACCACGGCGCTCCGGAGCTGGAGGAGCTCCGCACCAAACACCATGAGCTGTGCAACGGCCTTTTCGAAAGCAACATCGACAAGCTGGGGTTATCCAGCTTTCCCGATTACGAGACCCAGCACATTACCTTCACGGCAGTCATGGGAGCCATCTACTCCAACCTGCTGCTGGAAGACGCCTCCGCCCTTGATGACGACAGGTTTGTCGAGAAATACATTTCCATCATCTCCACCATCCTCAAGGACGGCGTCACCAAAGTCTGGGACTGA
- a CDS encoding efflux RND transporter periplasmic adaptor subunit, whose product MHNFKMLFILCALLAAAGCSEPVEKKDPIRPVRAFKIMSGSDAKVRSFPGKVEANREVSLAFRIPGQVVDIQVKEGDFVTKGQLIAKLDQRDIRATVADLSAKLAGARSVLNEARLNYERNKELLASDTIAQAAFDTAKSNFESSRATALSLEQELKKARLNLQYTQLTAPFSGTIAMVSADTHEYVQAKESIVQLEDVSALDVSVNVPENLWMQGFRGEAAGLNEVTASFESLPGKVFPLTLKEFQTKANTQTQTYEVTFTMANPGNLGIHPGMTAEVRASLSQGGEAQFVSVPFSCVTGTPGNGKYVWIVRDKGTVHKQPVTTGRITDDMMVIKKGLSQGDTVVSAGVDYLCEGQKVRVLEGRIGGRG is encoded by the coding sequence ATGCACAATTTCAAGATGTTGTTCATCCTGTGCGCCCTGCTTGCGGCGGCGGGCTGCTCCGAACCGGTTGAGAAAAAGGACCCGATCAGGCCGGTCAGGGCCTTCAAGATCATGTCCGGCTCGGACGCGAAAGTTCGCTCTTTTCCCGGCAAGGTGGAAGCAAACCGCGAGGTCAGCCTCGCATTCCGCATTCCGGGACAGGTCGTTGACATCCAAGTCAAGGAAGGTGACTTCGTCACCAAGGGCCAGCTCATCGCCAAGCTCGACCAGCGCGACATCCGCGCCACGGTTGCCGATTTGAGCGCCAAGCTCGCTGGCGCCCGCTCCGTACTCAACGAAGCACGCCTCAATTACGAGCGCAACAAGGAGCTTCTGGCTTCGGACACCATCGCACAGGCCGCGTTCGACACCGCCAAGAGCAACTTCGAAAGCAGCCGGGCCACGGCTCTTTCGCTTGAACAGGAACTCAAAAAGGCACGCCTGAACCTTCAGTATACGCAGCTAACCGCCCCCTTCAGCGGCACTATCGCCATGGTCAGTGCCGACACACATGAATACGTGCAGGCCAAAGAGTCTATCGTCCAGCTGGAAGACGTTTCCGCGCTCGACGTGTCGGTCAACGTGCCGGAGAACCTGTGGATGCAGGGCTTCCGCGGTGAAGCAGCAGGGTTGAACGAAGTCACCGCTTCTTTTGAATCGCTGCCCGGCAAGGTCTTTCCCCTGACGCTCAAGGAATTCCAGACCAAGGCAAACACGCAGACCCAGACCTATGAAGTAACCTTCACCATGGCCAACCCCGGCAATCTGGGCATTCATCCCGGCATGACCGCCGAAGTCCGGGCCAGCCTGTCGCAGGGCGGCGAGGCGCAGTTCGTCAGCGTCCCCTTCTCCTGCGTCACCGGCACTCCGGGCAACGGCAAATACGTCTGGATCGTCAGGGACAAAGGCACGGTACACAAGCAGCCTGTCACCACGGGACGCATCACGGATGACATGATGGTCATCAAGAAGGGCCTTTCGCAGGGCGACACCGTGGTTTCCGCCGGTGTTGACTACCTTTGCGAAGGCCAGAAGGTAAGGGTGCTTGAGGGCCGCATCGGAGGCCGGGGATGA
- a CDS encoding efflux RND transporter permease subunit — protein MSLTEISLRKKTVTIVVTLAFLVGGALSFLNMPRLEDPEFTIKQALVITNYPGATPAEVTDEVTDVIENAAQQLGQRDKVTSLNKPGQSIVTVEIKDTYDKETLPQVWDELRRKVSDAQSQLPPGAGPSLVVDDFGDVYGILLSVTGEGYSRQDLQDYADYLRKELLLVENVAKVTIWGKRPEKVFVEISRARMNQLGTSMNALLDTLSKRNLAVPAGRVRVDDEYVRISPSGGIDTVEGLGDLYVKDSAENRLVPLRDVAEISRGYDSPPEKIMHRDGKRALALGISMTSGGNVVELGEAVKQRLTELQAETPVGMQIEPVYFQPDRVEQAVDSFVLSLAEAVGIVIVVLLLFMGFQSGMLIGSILLITICGSFIFIKLAGVALERISLGALIIALGMLVDNAIVVVEGILIRYQQGYDRFQAALDVVEQNKWPLLGATIIAIMAFAGIGLSPDAVGEFCRSLFIVLSISLLLSWFTAVTVTPLLCQMFLHPKTHGEGEDSYSGKMYRWYRNLLEFCLHHRKATIGFMAMLLVAAVVGFGLVKQSFFPASTQPSFFIHYWLPQGTDVRRTASDISEIEERVLEDDRVTSVTSFIGSGGPRFILTYAPQKTNSSYGMLLVDVKDYRIIGDIIDEYKTMIRAEYPDAEAKLKKFRLGPGRDASIEVRFSGPDSNVLRELSLEAQAIMEASGKAESIRDNWRQPVKVIHPVISEARAKLAGVTRPGLAEAMEQAFSGKTAGVYREGDKLLPIVVRPPDRERLDVDEIGNVRVASPAAGGLIPVEEVVSEFSTEMEFGILRTRNRMLTITASCEPKQGLPSALLAELMPQIEKMEIPEGYRMEWGGEYEDSTDAQASLGKSLFIPFAIMILATIMLFNNLRMPLLIWLTVPLSIIGVTLGLLVTGEPFGFMALLGFLSLSGMLIKNSVVLLDQIRIELNGGKEPYKAVVDASISRIRPVSMAAATTILGMVPLVTDAFFSAMAVTIMSGLAFATVLTLIVVPVLYSLFYKVRIP, from the coding sequence ATGAGCCTGACCGAAATCAGCCTTCGCAAAAAGACCGTCACCATTGTGGTGACGCTGGCCTTTCTTGTAGGTGGCGCACTCTCCTTCCTGAACATGCCGCGGCTGGAAGACCCGGAGTTCACCATCAAGCAGGCTCTGGTCATCACCAACTATCCCGGTGCCACGCCAGCAGAAGTCACGGACGAAGTGACGGACGTCATCGAGAACGCGGCCCAACAGCTCGGCCAGCGGGACAAGGTAACGTCGCTCAACAAGCCGGGACAGTCCATCGTCACGGTGGAGATCAAGGACACGTACGACAAGGAAACCCTGCCGCAGGTCTGGGACGAGCTGCGGCGCAAGGTCTCCGACGCGCAGAGTCAGCTGCCTCCCGGAGCGGGACCGTCACTGGTCGTCGATGACTTCGGCGACGTTTACGGCATTCTTCTCTCCGTCACCGGGGAAGGGTATTCCAGACAGGACCTTCAGGACTACGCGGATTATCTGCGCAAGGAACTGTTGCTGGTCGAGAACGTGGCCAAGGTCACCATCTGGGGCAAACGCCCGGAAAAGGTCTTCGTGGAAATATCACGTGCCCGCATGAATCAGCTGGGTACATCCATGAACGCGCTGCTCGACACGCTCTCCAAACGAAACCTCGCGGTCCCTGCGGGCAGGGTTCGCGTGGATGACGAATATGTGCGCATTTCCCCATCGGGCGGCATCGACACCGTCGAGGGACTCGGCGACCTGTACGTGAAGGACTCCGCCGAGAACAGGCTGGTGCCGCTTCGCGACGTGGCCGAAATAAGTCGGGGCTACGACAGCCCGCCTGAAAAGATCATGCACCGGGACGGCAAGCGCGCGCTGGCCCTCGGCATCTCCATGACCTCGGGCGGCAACGTGGTCGAACTCGGCGAGGCGGTAAAGCAAAGGCTTACCGAGCTTCAGGCCGAAACTCCGGTGGGCATGCAGATCGAGCCGGTCTATTTCCAGCCGGACCGAGTGGAGCAGGCGGTGGACTCCTTCGTCCTGAGTCTGGCCGAAGCCGTGGGCATCGTCATCGTGGTGCTACTGCTTTTCATGGGTTTCCAGAGCGGGATGCTCATCGGTAGCATCCTGCTGATCACCATCTGCGGCTCCTTCATCTTCATCAAGCTGGCGGGCGTCGCGCTGGAAAGAATCTCGCTCGGTGCGCTCATCATCGCGCTTGGAATGCTGGTGGACAACGCCATTGTGGTGGTGGAGGGGATCCTCATCCGCTATCAGCAGGGCTACGACCGTTTCCAAGCGGCCCTCGACGTTGTGGAACAGAATAAATGGCCGCTCCTCGGAGCCACCATCATCGCCATCATGGCCTTTGCGGGCATCGGCCTCAGTCCGGACGCAGTGGGCGAATTCTGCCGTTCGCTGTTCATCGTGCTGAGCATCTCGCTGCTGCTCAGCTGGTTCACGGCCGTGACGGTCACCCCGCTACTGTGCCAGATGTTCCTGCACCCGAAGACTCACGGCGAAGGCGAAGACAGCTACTCCGGCAAAATGTACCGGTGGTACCGCAACCTGCTCGAATTCTGCCTGCATCACAGAAAGGCCACCATAGGTTTCATGGCGATGCTGCTGGTGGCGGCCGTGGTCGGTTTCGGGCTGGTCAAGCAGAGCTTCTTCCCGGCCTCCACGCAGCCGAGCTTCTTCATCCATTACTGGCTGCCCCAGGGGACGGATGTCCGCCGAACAGCTTCGGACATAAGCGAAATAGAAGAGCGAGTCCTTGAAGACGACCGGGTTACCTCCGTGACCTCGTTCATCGGCTCCGGCGGTCCCCGCTTCATCCTGACCTATGCCCCGCAGAAGACCAACTCTTCCTACGGCATGTTGCTGGTGGACGTGAAGGACTACCGGATCATCGGCGACATAATAGATGAGTACAAGACCATGATCCGCGCGGAGTACCCGGACGCCGAAGCCAAGCTGAAGAAGTTCCGCCTCGGCCCCGGCCGCGACGCGTCCATCGAAGTCCGCTTCAGCGGCCCGGACAGCAATGTCCTGCGCGAACTTTCGCTTGAAGCGCAAGCCATCATGGAAGCAAGCGGCAAAGCCGAATCCATACGCGATAACTGGCGTCAGCCGGTGAAGGTCATCCACCCGGTCATCTCCGAGGCCCGGGCCAAACTCGCCGGAGTGACTCGTCCCGGTCTGGCAGAGGCCATGGAGCAGGCGTTTTCCGGCAAGACCGCCGGGGTCTACCGCGAAGGCGACAAGCTGCTGCCCATCGTGGTTCGCCCGCCGGACAGGGAGCGGCTGGACGTGGACGAGATTGGCAACGTGCGGGTGGCCAGCCCGGCGGCAGGCGGCCTGATCCCGGTGGAGGAAGTGGTATCGGAATTCTCCACCGAAATGGAGTTCGGCATCCTGCGGACCAGAAACCGCATGCTGACCATCACCGCGTCCTGCGAACCCAAGCAGGGACTGCCCTCGGCGCTTCTGGCCGAACTCATGCCGCAGATCGAGAAGATGGAGATTCCCGAAGGCTACCGCATGGAATGGGGCGGCGAGTACGAAGACTCCACCGACGCGCAGGCCAGCCTCGGCAAAAGCCTGTTCATCCCGTTCGCCATCATGATTCTGGCGACCATCATGCTCTTCAACAATCTGCGCATGCCCCTGCTCATCTGGCTGACGGTGCCCCTTTCCATCATCGGGGTCACGCTCGGCCTGCTGGTGACCGGGGAGCCGTTCGGATTCATGGCCCTGCTCGGCTTCCTGAGCCTCTCGGGCATGCTCATCAAGAACTCGGTGGTCCTGCTGGATCAGATTCGCATAGAGCTCAATGGCGGCAAGGAACCATACAAGGCCGTGGTGGATGCCTCCATCAGCCGTATCCGTCCGGTCTCAATGGCCGCGGCAACGACCATTCTCGGCATGGTGCCGCTGGTTACCGACGCGTTTTTCTCGGCCATGGCAGTGACCATCATGTCCGGCCTTGCATTCGCAACGGTGCTGACGCTCATAGTGGTGCCGGTACTCTATTCATTGTTCTACAAGGTTCGTATACCTTGA
- a CDS encoding VTT domain-containing protein, which yields MQDKEHTNDDTSNRRGRSPRAAFLIDGENYFRAVAEAVRKAERSVLLVGWDIDSRLLLERDPDGPRLYELLNDLAKERPDVHVHILIWDYPLAYSMDREPLQMISFARKTPKNVHFHLDSEFPMGSSHHQKIVTVDDKVAFSGGMDLSSGRWDTMEHLPDDDRRTAPNGEKYTPYHDVQMVLDGEPAKALADIARERWLWATGHCLTPPEKTEGDPWPDSVTPDMHDEEITVSLTIPKYKKRAEVREIERMYLREIGKADSRIYMENQYFTSKPIKEALASRLREPDGPEVVIILPHTPTGLVERLVMEPLQSEVLDSLHESDEYDRLEVYCPFSDEDGNSPVKVHAKVMIIDDEFATVGSANLNNRSMGLDTECNLDFRPVRSKGALTNFRRRLLAHHLGISPERLEEEERSGCTMCECIEKLRNETKRLRPELETRNGPPVPVDPEFARPLDPAQPGTFDAIMDDYTGPDNSRRGYSGFINLGIVLAAFIAMALAWRYTPLSEYADTALLLEWTNRVRELPMAPLFGVLGFIIGGFVMFPVTILIILTAGIFGPATAVATSLAGSLLSSSLIYLVGSLLGHDAVKHVTGSRINAISKQLGRFGVTSIIVVRILPVAPFTIINLVAGASHISLRNFLMGTVIGMAPGILGMTLFGGQLMNALRDPGPVTISVLVLIVALIMGLGFVMKRRLRSIQDPQEESINRDGEQA from the coding sequence ATGCAAGATAAAGAACATACCAACGACGACACCTCCAACCGCCGGGGCCGCAGCCCTCGTGCGGCCTTTCTCATTGATGGCGAAAACTATTTCCGCGCAGTGGCCGAGGCCGTCCGCAAGGCCGAACGATCCGTCCTGCTCGTCGGCTGGGACATCGACAGCCGCCTGCTGCTGGAACGCGACCCGGACGGACCTCGACTCTACGAACTGCTCAATGATCTCGCCAAGGAACGGCCGGACGTACACGTCCACATCCTTATATGGGACTACCCGCTTGCCTACAGCATGGATCGCGAACCGTTGCAGATGATCAGCTTTGCCCGCAAGACGCCAAAGAATGTACACTTCCATCTGGACTCAGAGTTTCCCATGGGGTCATCCCATCACCAGAAGATCGTGACCGTGGACGACAAGGTCGCCTTTTCCGGCGGTATGGACCTCTCCTCCGGCCGCTGGGACACCATGGAGCACCTTCCGGACGATGATCGACGCACTGCCCCGAACGGAGAAAAATACACCCCGTACCACGATGTGCAGATGGTGCTGGACGGTGAACCGGCCAAGGCGCTTGCCGACATCGCGCGGGAACGCTGGCTCTGGGCCACCGGCCATTGCCTGACGCCACCCGAGAAGACCGAAGGCGACCCGTGGCCGGACTCTGTAACGCCCGACATGCACGACGAAGAGATAACCGTCTCCCTGACCATACCCAAGTACAAGAAGCGTGCGGAAGTTCGCGAGATCGAACGCATGTATCTCAGGGAGATCGGCAAGGCGGATTCGCGCATTTACATGGAAAACCAGTATTTCACCTCCAAGCCAATCAAGGAGGCCCTTGCTTCGCGCCTCAGGGAGCCTGATGGTCCCGAGGTGGTCATCATCCTGCCGCACACGCCGACCGGCCTTGTGGAACGGCTGGTGATGGAACCGCTTCAATCAGAGGTGCTGGACAGCCTGCACGAGTCCGACGAATATGACAGGCTTGAAGTGTACTGCCCATTCTCCGACGAGGATGGCAATTCACCGGTCAAGGTGCATGCCAAAGTCATGATCATTGACGATGAATTCGCAACGGTGGGATCGGCCAACCTCAACAACCGCTCCATGGGGCTGGACACCGAGTGCAATCTTGACTTTCGCCCGGTACGTTCCAAGGGTGCATTGACGAACTTCAGGCGAAGGCTGCTGGCCCATCACCTCGGCATCTCCCCCGAGCGCCTCGAAGAAGAGGAGCGCTCGGGCTGCACCATGTGCGAATGCATTGAGAAACTTCGCAACGAGACCAAAAGGCTCCGCCCCGAACTGGAAACGCGAAACGGTCCCCCGGTACCGGTGGACCCGGAGTTCGCCAGACCACTCGATCCGGCACAGCCCGGAACATTCGACGCAATAATGGACGACTACACGGGACCGGACAACTCTCGAAGGGGATACTCCGGCTTCATCAATCTCGGCATAGTATTGGCGGCATTCATCGCCATGGCGCTGGCCTGGCGGTATACCCCGCTTTCGGAGTACGCGGACACGGCCCTGCTGCTCGAATGGACCAACCGCGTCCGCGAGCTACCCATGGCACCACTGTTCGGCGTACTCGGCTTCATCATCGGCGGCTTCGTGATGTTCCCGGTCACCATACTGATCATCCTGACCGCCGGGATATTCGGCCCCGCAACGGCAGTGGCCACCTCACTGGCGGGCAGCCTCCTCTCATCGAGTCTCATCTACCTCGTGGGCAGCCTGCTCGGACATGACGCGGTCAAGCACGTCACGGGGTCGCGCATCAATGCCATCAGCAAGCAGCTCGGACGCTTCGGGGTTACCTCGATCATCGTGGTCCGCATCCTGCCGGTGGCACCGTTCACCATCATCAACCTCGTGGCGGGAGCCTCCCACATCAGCCTGAGAAACTTCCTGATGGGAACGGTCATCGGCATGGCTCCGGGCATTCTGGGCATGACGCTCTTCGGCGGACAGCTCATGAACGCCCTGCGAGACCCCGGCCCGGTGACCATCAGCGTTCTCGTGCTGATCGTGGCGCTCATCATGGGCCTCGGCTTCGTCATGAAGCGGCGACTCAGGAGCATTCAGGATCCGCAGGAAGAATCCATCAACAGGGACGGCGAACAGGCGTGA
- a CDS encoding endonuclease/exonuclease/phosphatase family protein, translating into MTLTGENGILRAASYNVHSWRGSDGRSEPERIMTVIKNLNADFVALQEVVSMSRTGTPCSLGELAAGIGMDIQFGPTMFRSDSRYGNALLSRISPRQVIRHPLECFGREPRGAIEAHYDYHGLHLCVVATHLGLKRKERRCQMDAIHELVANTRADATILMGDLNEWLPWGHLPRRLSDLFGPTKTPRTFPARVPVFALDRIYIRPGGRMLSLTADRRPPARTASDHLPLVAELDVSSLPGNNQETTQGGLS; encoded by the coding sequence GTGACGCTCACTGGCGAGAACGGCATCCTGCGCGCTGCAAGCTATAACGTGCACAGTTGGCGCGGCTCGGATGGACGAAGCGAACCCGAAAGGATCATGACGGTCATCAAGAACCTGAACGCCGACTTCGTGGCCTTGCAGGAAGTGGTGTCCATGAGCCGGACCGGAACCCCCTGTTCTCTCGGTGAACTCGCTGCGGGAATCGGCATGGACATCCAGTTCGGCCCCACCATGTTCCGCTCGGACTCGCGATACGGGAATGCCCTTCTCAGCCGGATATCCCCCCGCCAAGTGATCCGGCATCCGCTGGAGTGCTTCGGACGCGAACCGCGCGGAGCCATCGAGGCCCATTACGACTACCACGGCCTGCACCTTTGCGTGGTGGCCACCCACCTCGGTCTCAAGAGAAAGGAACGCCGCTGCCAGATGGACGCCATCCACGAGCTGGTGGCAAACACCCGCGCCGACGCGACCATCCTCATGGGGGACCTGAATGAATGGCTGCCGTGGGGCCACCTGCCACGCCGTCTCTCCGACCTTTTCGGTCCCACGAAGACGCCCCGGACCTTTCCGGCCAGAGTGCCCGTCTTCGCGCTGGACCGCATCTACATACGTCCCGGCGGGCGAATGCTCTCGCTCACGGCGGACCGCCGCCCGCCGGCACGCACGGCATCCGATCATCTGCCGCTGGTGGCGGAGCTCGACGTAAGCTCGCTCCCCGGCAACAACCAGGAAACCACACAAGGAGGCCTTTCATGA
- a CDS encoding MBL fold metallo-hydrolase, with protein sequence MTMLLEAFKSEGLAHISYMLGHQGEAAVIDPRRDIEAYLDLARQNGLRITHIFETHRNEDYVIGSVELARKTGATIHHGAAMDFAYGNAVSEGDTFKVGDLELRVLETPGHTPESISLVMADTSTAPEPLGVFTGDALFIGDVGRTDFYEPVDRWAEALYDSIHEKLLPLGDQTILYPAHGAGSVCGAHMAQREFSTIGYERRHNRMLQFDRDAFIRAKREESHDRPPYFLKMEEHNQQGNPRPLDDLAFPTPMAPGEVSEALEKGTQVVDIRSPEAFAGAFIPGSTAIPLNMLAPYAGFFLSYDADIILVAENVEQVSEALTTLRRIGYDRVTGHLRGGLTSWEVAGLPYDTIPAVHVDSLVDGVQNDSLRVLDVRKPGEVEGGMLPGAIHIPLAELMDRMDELPKNELLVAFCGSGMRAIIAASLLKGRGFGDVGNSLGSMAACRMRGCPIK encoded by the coding sequence ATGACCATGCTTCTCGAAGCCTTCAAATCGGAAGGACTTGCACATATCTCGTACATGCTCGGGCATCAGGGCGAAGCCGCCGTCATCGACCCGCGCAGGGACATTGAAGCGTACCTCGACCTCGCGCGGCAAAACGGCCTGCGCATCACGCACATCTTTGAAACCCACCGCAACGAGGACTACGTGATCGGCTCTGTGGAGCTGGCGCGCAAGACCGGTGCCACGATCCATCACGGGGCCGCCATGGACTTCGCATACGGCAATGCCGTCTCCGAAGGCGACACCTTCAAGGTGGGCGATCTGGAATTGCGGGTACTCGAAACGCCGGGACACACGCCCGAGTCCATATCACTGGTCATGGCCGATACCTCAACTGCTCCAGAGCCGCTGGGGGTGTTCACCGGCGACGCCCTGTTCATCGGCGACGTGGGCCGGACCGACTTCTATGAGCCGGTGGACCGCTGGGCCGAAGCGCTTTACGACAGCATCCACGAAAAGCTTCTGCCATTGGGGGACCAGACCATTCTTTATCCCGCGCACGGTGCCGGATCCGTCTGCGGCGCTCACATGGCACAGCGTGAGTTCTCCACCATCGGCTATGAGCGCAGGCACAACCGCATGCTGCAGTTCGACCGCGACGCGTTCATCCGCGCCAAACGCGAGGAAAGCCATGATCGTCCGCCCTATTTCCTCAAAATGGAAGAACACAACCAGCAGGGCAATCCGCGTCCGCTGGACGACCTCGCCTTTCCGACCCCAATGGCGCCCGGAGAGGTTTCCGAAGCGCTGGAAAAAGGAACACAGGTCGTGGACATCCGCAGTCCCGAAGCGTTTGCGGGTGCCTTCATCCCCGGCAGTACAGCCATTCCGTTGAACATGCTCGCCCCCTACGCCGGCTTCTTCCTTTCCTACGATGCGGACATCATTCTTGTGGCCGAAAACGTGGAGCAGGTTTCCGAAGCACTGACCACCCTTCGCCGCATCGGCTACGACAGGGTAACCGGACACCTTCGCGGCGGCCTGACCTCATGGGAAGTGGCAGGACTGCCGTACGACACCATTCCGGCCGTGCACGTGGACTCGTTGGTGGACGGCGTTCAGAACGACTCCCTTAGGGTGCTCGACGTGCGCAAGCCGGGTGAAGTGGAGGGGGGAATGCTGCCCGGGGCCATTCACATCCCGCTTGCCGAGCTGATGGACAGAATGGACGAACTGCCTAAGAACGAACTGCTCGTTGCCTTCTGCGGATCCGGGATGCGCGCCATCATCGCCGCTTCGCTGCTCAAGGGACGCGGTTTCGGCGATGTGGGCAACAGCCTCGGTTCCATGGCCGCCTGCCGGATGCGCGGCTGCCCGATCAAATAA
- a CDS encoding LuxR C-terminal-related transcriptional regulator, whose amino-acid sequence MNDNPSVILFGSDREFQSEAERHLSARGYTTYASNDVEKGWEMYLTQSPDAVLLEAGPELDGCETLLGRISERDACVPLVLVADEDNISETLKTFSEGVWSLLPKSDYSIEIIEQVLSMALGQMREISSKEERQTVLEHELRAIRESLGEYHLQLSEERQRRRELEQELEQEQEQSGEMAVTLKTVIRAMDDETDALRREISAIIRDSIEPTLDKMVHAESVESREAYAKVVVSQLNAAVGGQSEEFDQELMQLTPTELEVARYIKAGRSTTEIADMMHSALETVQTHRKNLRKKLGLVGKKTSLQMHLKSLKSL is encoded by the coding sequence ATGAATGACAATCCCAGCGTAATTCTTTTCGGTTCCGACCGGGAATTCCAGTCCGAAGCGGAGAGGCACCTTTCTGCCCGCGGCTATACCACATATGCCTCCAACGACGTTGAGAAAGGGTGGGAAATGTATCTCACTCAGTCGCCCGATGCCGTCCTGCTTGAAGCGGGCCCCGAGCTTGATGGATGCGAAACACTGCTCGGCCGTATTTCCGAAAGGGACGCCTGCGTTCCTCTCGTGCTCGTGGCTGACGAAGACAACATTTCGGAAACGCTGAAAACCTTCTCCGAAGGCGTCTGGAGCCTTCTGCCCAAAAGTGACTACTCCATCGAGATCATCGAACAGGTGCTCTCCATGGCGCTGGGCCAAATGCGGGAGATATCCAGCAAGGAAGAACGGCAAACCGTTTTGGAACACGAGCTGCGCGCCATTCGGGAAAGCCTCGGGGAATACCATCTTCAACTCAGCGAAGAGCGGCAGCGTCGGCGCGAGCTTGAACAGGAACTGGAGCAGGAGCAGGAACAGTCCGGCGAGATGGCCGTTACCCTCAAGACCGTCATTCGTGCCATGGACGATGAAACCGATGCCCTGCGTCGGGAGATCTCGGCCATCATCCGCGACTCCATAGAACCCACGCTCGACAAGATGGTTCATGCGGAATCCGTCGAAAGCCGCGAGGCCTACGCCAAGGTGGTGGTCAGCCAGCTCAATGCGGCAGTCGGCGGCCAGAGCGAGGAATTCGATCAGGAACTCATGCAGCTGACTCCGACGGAACTGGAAGTTGCTCGCTACATCAAGGCCGGCCGCAGCACGACCGAAATTGCGGACATGATGCACTCCGCTCTTGAGACCGTGCAGACCCACCGCAAGAACCTGCGCAAGAAGCTGGGGCTCGTCGGCAAGAAGACCTCGCTGCAAATGCACCTCAAATCGCTGAAATCCCTTTAA
- a CDS encoding class II SORL domain-containing protein, with protein sequence MAHLSDLIKRDDWKNEKHVPVIEAPDSVSASEPFDVKVSIGKEVAHPNTTEHHIRWIRLFFKPQGQELVYEAGAFEFNAHGESAKGANEGPVYTHHGATCTLKISEPGHLIALGYCNIHGLWENSREIALKG encoded by the coding sequence ATGGCCCATCTGAGCGATCTCATCAAACGCGACGACTGGAAGAATGAAAAACACGTGCCCGTCATTGAGGCACCGGACAGTGTTTCCGCCTCCGAGCCGTTCGACGTGAAAGTCAGCATCGGCAAGGAAGTCGCACACCCCAACACCACGGAACACCACATCCGCTGGATCAGGCTTTTCTTCAAGCCTCAGGGACAGGAGCTTGTCTACGAAGCGGGCGCGTTTGAGTTCAACGCCCACGGGGAATCCGCCAAGGGAGCCAATGAAGGGCCCGTCTACACGCACCACGGTGCCACCTGCACCCTGAAGATTTCCGAGCCCGGGCACCTCATTGCACTTGGATACTGCAACATCCACGGCCTGTGGGAAAACAGCCGCGAAATCGCACTGAAGGGGTAG